Proteins from a single region of Humidesulfovibrio mexicanus:
- a CDS encoding carbamoyltransferase family protein produces MADQQRRAILGISAYYHDSAAVLLVDGRIVAAAQEERFTRKKHDPAFPHNAAKYCLAEGGVGIADLEAVAFYDKPYLKFERLLETYHAFAPRGLRSFLTAMPVWIREKLFMRRMLKDELAKLGPGAPQLLFPEHHLSHAASAFYPSPFAEAAVLTIDGVGEWATTTIGKGSGAGLEILRELHFPHSLGLLYSALTAWCGFKVNSGEYKLMGLAPYGIEGSERVERYRRAILDQMVDLRPDGSLLLNMDCFDYATGLTMCRADRFEAALGLPQRAGESDITQEYMDLALAIQQITEEAVFRMAETARGLTGCANLVMAGGVALNCVANGKLLGRKTFENIWIQPAAGDAGGALGAALAAWHIGLSQPREDHSAKPGGDMMQGAYLGPEFSDSDIARCCRRFGAPAHRFDDFDALCSEVSRLLAGGAAVGWLQGRMEYGPRALGGRSILGDPRHGDMQKKLNLKIKYREGFRPFAPSVLAEHAAECFELDGASPYMLLVAPVAEAHRKPLPEGYWTRPMYERLYVERSSLPAITHVDFSARIQTVSRETNPRYWTLIDTFRREQGCPVVVNTSFNVRGEPIVCTPADAYACFMRTEMDALVLGDWLLLKPEQPTWRETADWRGQFELD; encoded by the coding sequence ATGGCAGATCAGCAACGCCGGGCCATTCTGGGCATCAGCGCCTATTACCACGACTCCGCCGCGGTGCTGCTGGTGGACGGGCGCATTGTGGCCGCCGCCCAGGAGGAGCGCTTCACCCGCAAGAAGCACGACCCGGCCTTTCCGCACAACGCCGCCAAGTACTGCCTGGCCGAAGGCGGGGTGGGCATAGCCGACCTGGAGGCCGTGGCCTTCTACGATAAGCCCTACCTCAAGTTCGAGCGCCTGCTGGAGACCTACCACGCCTTCGCCCCGCGCGGCTTGCGGAGCTTCCTCACGGCCATGCCCGTGTGGATCCGCGAGAAGCTCTTCATGCGCAGGATGCTCAAGGACGAGCTCGCCAAACTCGGCCCCGGCGCGCCGCAGCTTCTGTTCCCGGAGCACCACCTGTCCCACGCGGCCAGCGCCTTCTACCCCTCCCCCTTCGCCGAGGCCGCCGTGCTCACCATCGACGGCGTGGGCGAGTGGGCCACCACCACCATTGGCAAGGGCTCCGGGGCCGGGTTGGAAATCCTGCGCGAGCTGCACTTCCCGCACTCCCTGGGCCTGCTGTATTCCGCCCTCACGGCCTGGTGCGGCTTCAAGGTCAACTCCGGCGAGTACAAGCTCATGGGCCTGGCGCCCTACGGCATAGAGGGCTCCGAGCGCGTGGAGCGCTACAGGCGGGCCATCCTGGACCAGATGGTGGACCTCAGGCCCGACGGCTCGCTGTTGTTGAACATGGACTGCTTCGACTACGCCACCGGGCTCACCATGTGCCGGGCCGACCGCTTCGAGGCCGCCCTGGGTTTGCCCCAGCGCGCCGGAGAGTCCGACATCACCCAGGAATACATGGACTTGGCACTGGCCATACAGCAGATCACCGAGGAGGCCGTGTTCCGCATGGCCGAAACCGCGCGCGGCCTCACCGGCTGCGCCAACCTGGTCATGGCCGGGGGCGTGGCCCTCAACTGCGTGGCCAACGGCAAGCTGCTCGGCCGCAAGACCTTCGAGAACATCTGGATACAGCCCGCCGCAGGCGATGCGGGCGGGGCGCTGGGCGCGGCGCTTGCCGCCTGGCACATCGGCCTTTCCCAGCCGCGCGAGGACCACAGCGCCAAACCCGGCGGCGACATGATGCAAGGGGCCTACCTTGGCCCGGAGTTCTCCGATTCCGACATCGCGCGCTGCTGCCGCCGCTTCGGCGCGCCCGCGCACCGCTTCGACGACTTCGACGCCCTGTGCTCCGAGGTCTCGCGCCTGCTGGCCGGGGGCGCGGCCGTGGGCTGGCTGCAAGGCCGCATGGAATACGGCCCGCGCGCACTGGGCGGCCGCAGCATCCTGGGCGACCCGCGCCACGGCGACATGCAGAAGAAGCTCAACCTCAAAATCAAATACCGCGAAGGCTTCCGGCCCTTCGCCCCCTCCGTCCTCGCCGAACACGCCGCCGAATGCTTCGAGCTCGACGGGGCCTCACCCTACATGCTCCTTGTGGCCCCGGTGGCCGAAGCACACCGCAAGCCCCTGCCCGAAGGCTACTGGACCCGGCCCATGTACGAGCGCCTGTACGTGGAACGCTCCAGCCTGCCCGCCATCACACACGTCGACTTCTCCGCGCGCATCCAGACCGTCTCGCGCGAGACAAACCCGCGCTACTGGACCCTCATCGACACCTTCCGCCGCGAACAGGGCTGCCCCGTCGTCGTCAACACCAGCTTCAACGTGCGCGGCGAACCCATCGTCTGCACCCCGGCCGACGCCTACGCCTGCTTCATGCGTACCGAAATGGACGCCCTCGTGCTGGGCGACTGGCTGCTGCTCAAGCCCGAACAGCCAACCTGGCGCGAAACCGCCGACTGGCGCGGACAATTCGAACTGGATTAG
- a CDS encoding DUF5989 family protein, with amino-acid sequence MDFLRDLWDFLKVRKKFWLAPIILVLLLFGALIVLTSGSAIAPFIYTLF; translated from the coding sequence ATGGATTTTCTCCGCGATCTCTGGGACTTTCTGAAAGTCCGCAAGAAGTTCTGGCTGGCCCCAATCATCCTGGTGCTGCTGCTCTTCGGCGCGCTCATCGTGCTTACTTCGGGCTCGGCCATCGCGCCCTTCATCTACACCCTGTTCTAG
- a CDS encoding SxtJ family membrane protein — MIDLVKHAAHAPAGSARSRAVDTGMALVLICLIIGLVRGTQGWFALAAALLVLNMTAPMAFGPASRLWFGLSAVLGTVMSTLILSLVYFLVLTPVGLLRRAMGKDTLRLRDFKKGQGSVFHTRSGPFAPADLKTPF; from the coding sequence ATGATCGACCTTGTGAAGCACGCCGCCCACGCGCCCGCAGGCAGCGCCAGAAGCCGCGCCGTGGACACCGGCATGGCCCTTGTCCTCATCTGCCTCATCATCGGCCTGGTGCGCGGAACCCAGGGCTGGTTCGCCCTGGCCGCCGCCCTGCTCGTGCTCAACATGACCGCGCCCATGGCCTTCGGCCCGGCATCCAGGCTCTGGTTCGGACTCTCGGCCGTGCTGGGCACGGTCATGAGCACGCTCATCCTGAGCCTCGTCTATTTCCTGGTCCTGACGCCCGTGGGATTGCTGCGGCGCGCCATGGGCAAAGACACCCTGCGCCTGCGGGACTTCAAGAAGGGCCAGGGTTCGGTGTTCCACACGCGCAGCGGCCCCTTCGCCCCGGCGGACCTCAAGACCCCGTTCTAG
- a CDS encoding alpha/beta hydrolase family esterase, which translates to MAGRAGRRAAAALLLAALLSFLPAAPGLSASPGGMAVDVFESVTKSPDARKNAAASRTSGAWSGAADGSSRGPTAPQAPAVPGAPGAEAESGESLRERVARRQGAGRIALRTLTLEHGGVRRAAVVAVPAGWQAGAGGLVPAIIFLHGAGGSAAQAMRQTGLAGRAAAAGFLAVFPEGLGGSGGQAWNAWTCCGDSRDRRVDDVGFVAALISRLRADFRVDPARIHLAGFSNGAMLASRFVLERPGLAASLCSVAGGLPCDLPRPTRDLPVLVIHGDQDQVARFGLAAGRPATGRLCEDSPARAQAEFWAKGMDLTASPAVREGARLRVEDFAARDGRGHVRFVVVKGGGHAWPGGARERYPHCDLPVAGVDATGVLLDFIRRADPAARQERAGEARPAAARTGAGR; encoded by the coding sequence GTGGCTGGCCGGGCAGGGCGCCGTGCGGCGGCCGCGCTGCTTCTGGCCGCTTTGCTGTCGTTTTTGCCTGCCGCCCCTGGCCTGTCCGCCTCGCCGGGCGGCATGGCCGTGGATGTGTTCGAGTCCGTGACGAAGTCGCCGGACGCGCGCAAGAACGCGGCCGCGTCCAGGACATCGGGCGCATGGTCCGGCGCGGCGGATGGTTCGTCTCGCGGGCCGACGGCCCCGCAGGCCCCGGCCGTCCCCGGTGCGCCGGGTGCCGAAGCCGAAAGCGGCGAAAGCCTGCGCGAGCGGGTGGCGCGGCGGCAGGGGGCTGGCCGCATCGCCCTGCGCACGCTGACCTTGGAGCACGGGGGCGTGCGGCGCGCGGCCGTTGTGGCGGTTCCCGCCGGGTGGCAGGCGGGCGCAGGGGGGCTGGTCCCGGCGATCATCTTTCTGCACGGGGCGGGGGGCTCCGCAGCCCAGGCCATGCGCCAGACGGGCCTTGCCGGGCGCGCGGCGGCGGCGGGCTTTCTGGCGGTGTTCCCGGAGGGCCTGGGCGGCAGCGGCGGCCAGGCCTGGAACGCCTGGACCTGCTGCGGGGACTCGCGCGACAGGCGCGTGGACGACGTGGGCTTTGTGGCCGCGCTCATCTCGCGCCTGCGGGCGGACTTTCGCGTTGATCCCGCACGGATCCACCTTGCCGGGTTTTCCAACGGGGCCATGCTGGCCAGCCGCTTCGTGCTGGAGCGCCCCGGCCTGGCCGCGTCCCTGTGCTCCGTGGCCGGGGGGCTGCCCTGCGACCTGCCGCGCCCGACGCGCGACCTGCCCGTGCTCGTCATCCATGGCGACCAGGACCAGGTGGCCCGCTTCGGCCTTGCGGCGGGGCGTCCGGCCACGGGCCGCCTGTGCGAGGACTCCCCGGCCCGCGCCCAGGCCGAGTTCTGGGCCAAGGGCATGGATTTGACCGCTTCGCCTGCTGTGCGCGAGGGCGCCCGGCTCCGCGTGGAGGACTTCGCCGCACGCGACGGGCGCGGCCATGTGCGCTTCGTGGTGGTGAAGGGGGGCGGCCATGCCTGGCCCGGAGGCGCGCGCGAGCGCTACCCCCATTGCGATCTGCCTGTTGCCGGGGTGGACGCCACGGGCGTGCTGCTGGATTTCATCCGCCGTGCGGACCCGGCGGCCCGGCAGGAGCGGGCGGGTGAGGCCCGGCCCGCAGCCGCACGCACAGGCGCAGGCAGGTAG
- a CDS encoding protein-L-isoaspartate O-methyltransferase family protein, which translates to MAGSLAQASSAPQSAWKPGTSWSFGTYREAMRQSGRASGLDEGGFAQVQARRAQALLDIEQYLKRRFGKADAEVLRAFRELPREYFHYNYQSGRAFASNAYEANPKPWAIGYGSALSDYLGQAYMTQLALPKAGETVLEIGTGSGFQSALLSRIVQDVYSIEIIKPLGSAVARIYSPLGLGNVHTRVGDGYYGWPEVKGGFDIIMVTCVARYVSPELLRQLKPGGRLIVPIGQPFKRGQVLYVFTKDASGRVHSRKDMGVFFIPMTGRIAQGKG; encoded by the coding sequence ATGGCGGGAAGCCTTGCCCAGGCTTCATCCGCGCCGCAATCGGCCTGGAAGCCCGGCACGTCCTGGAGCTTCGGGACCTATCGGGAGGCCATGCGCCAGTCGGGCAGGGCCTCCGGGCTGGACGAGGGCGGCTTTGCCCAGGTGCAGGCCAGGCGGGCCCAGGCCCTGCTGGACATCGAGCAGTATTTGAAGCGCCGTTTCGGCAAGGCCGATGCGGAGGTGTTGCGCGCCTTCCGGGAGTTGCCGCGCGAGTACTTCCATTACAACTACCAGTCCGGACGCGCTTTCGCCTCCAACGCCTACGAAGCCAATCCCAAACCCTGGGCCATTGGCTACGGCTCGGCCCTGTCGGACTATCTGGGCCAGGCGTACATGACGCAGTTGGCGCTGCCCAAGGCGGGGGAGACGGTGCTGGAGATCGGCACCGGCTCCGGCTTCCAGAGCGCGCTGCTCTCGCGCATCGTGCAAGACGTGTATTCCATCGAGATCATCAAGCCGCTGGGGAGCGCCGTGGCGCGCATCTATTCTCCCCTTGGGCTGGGCAACGTGCATACCCGCGTGGGCGATGGGTATTACGGCTGGCCCGAGGTCAAGGGCGGTTTCGACATCATCATGGTCACCTGCGTGGCGCGCTATGTCTCGCCGGAGCTCTTGCGGCAGCTCAAGCCCGGCGGACGGCTCATCGTGCCCATCGGCCAGCCTTTCAAGCGCGGGCAGGTGCTGTACGTGTTCACCAAGGACGCTTCGGGCCGGGTGCATTCCCGCAAGGACATGGGCGTGTTCTTCATCCCCATGACCGGGCGCATTGCGCAGGGGAAGGGCTAG
- a CDS encoding acyl-CoA thioesterase: MPHDALPGKTAAESAVTMTIQVLPHDANPAGNVHGGVILKHIDTAAGVVAMRHTRGPAVTASIDRMDFLKPVYVGELVVIKASLNLVGRTSMEIGVRVEAENLQTGEIRHTNSAYLTFVALDHAGKPRSAPPLIIQNETSERRHREAQRRRELRWQAIREEREAENVRPV; encoded by the coding sequence ATGCCGCACGATGCCCTGCCCGGCAAGACCGCCGCCGAGTCCGCCGTCACCATGACCATCCAGGTGCTGCCACACGATGCCAACCCCGCGGGGAACGTCCACGGCGGCGTCATCCTCAAGCACATCGACACCGCCGCAGGCGTCGTCGCCATGCGCCACACGCGCGGGCCCGCCGTCACCGCAAGCATCGACCGCATGGACTTCCTCAAACCCGTCTACGTGGGCGAACTGGTGGTCATCAAGGCCAGCTTGAACCTGGTGGGACGCACCAGCATGGAAATCGGCGTGCGCGTCGAAGCCGAAAACCTGCAAACCGGCGAAATTCGACATACCAACTCAGCCTACCTCACCTTCGTGGCCCTGGACCACGCCGGCAAACCCCGCTCCGCACCACCGCTCATCATCCAAAACGAAACTTCCGAACGCCGACACCGCGAAGCACAACGCCGACGCGAACTGCGCTGGCAGGCCATCCGCGAAGAACGCGAAGCAGAAAACGTCAGGCCTGTGTAG
- a CDS encoding RlpA-like double-psi beta-barrel domain-containing protein, with protein MTRHLTLAVLTALAAALVCTLAALAAQASEINELKSLSAPFEYRAEVARMIVTDQEYLRRLESQSLPVSHVTVTAYNADPAQTDDDPHIAASMRHVRPGTIAVSRDLFNKGWVFGKKVRIEGLGIFEVNDLMAARHDRAVDIFLGDNQKAQAFGKRRARAALLSI; from the coding sequence ATGACCCGGCACCTTACCCTCGCCGTGCTTACGGCCCTGGCCGCCGCCCTGGTCTGCACCCTGGCCGCCCTGGCCGCACAGGCCAGCGAAATCAACGAGCTTAAAAGCCTCTCCGCGCCCTTTGAATACCGCGCAGAGGTCGCCAGAATGATCGTTACGGACCAGGAATACCTGCGCCGCCTGGAAAGCCAGTCCCTGCCCGTGTCTCACGTCACCGTCACAGCCTACAACGCCGACCCGGCGCAAACCGATGACGATCCGCACATCGCCGCATCCATGCGCCACGTGCGCCCCGGCACCATCGCCGTGTCCCGCGACCTCTTCAACAAGGGCTGGGTGTTCGGCAAAAAGGTGCGCATCGAAGGACTCGGCATCTTCGAGGTCAACGACCTCATGGCCGCACGCCACGACAGGGCCGTCGACATCTTCCTCGGCGACAACCAGAAGGCGCAAGCCTTCGGCAAGCGCCGCGCCCGCGCCGCGCTGCTGAGCATCTGA
- a CDS encoding heavy metal translocating P-type ATPase, giving the protein MAQDILARARIKGMHCAACSARIERLLRARDGVSRADVNLAAESLEVVFDPERDSLESMGQAVADAGFEALFEPVSGAGGLATLHLAITGMHCAACSARIERVLRAADGVTEATVNLAAETATILYDPGLARPSQLMDLVRDAGFGAQAASRSALLFEERRREAEERLRRQKRELIPAFAFALPLLVISMGHMMGLHLPAFLHPETAPTTFALAQLFLTLPVLFAGRGFYLRGIPAFLRKAPSMDTLVAVGTGAAFLHSLWSTVLILAGDMPVQRAHDLYYESAAVLLAMISLGKYLEARSKFKTTGAVRALLSLAPDTATVIRQGQLGPEEARVPAAEVVPGDTVLVRPGERVSVDGVVLSGTGGVDESMLTGESLPVSKAPGDRVAAGTLNGAGALTIRADKTGEDTMLSRIVDMVQQAQGSKAPIASLADRISAVFVPTVMAIAMVSGLAWLLAGAGWAFSLKIFTAVLVIACPCAMGLATPMSIMVATGRGAQLGVLVKSGEALQAASRAGVVVFDKTGTLTHGKPELVELAVAPGMSLPEERLLTLAAAAESRSEHPLAQAVLHAASERGLAAPAPEAFTAQPGQGIEATVGGRVVRIGNAGFGGAAFASGELGEAVARMADQGVTPLCMEVDGQPAAILGVADQLRPETPEVLARLRRLGLRLIMLTGDNQRTARAIAARAGVSEVVAGVLPDGKAQAVQELKDAVSGTGRAVVMVGDGINDAPALAGADVGMAMGSGIDAAVESGDMVLLSGGIGGVLTALALSRAAMANIRENLFWAFAFNAIGIPVAAGVLHAFGGPTLNPMLAGTAMGLSSVTVVSNALRLRFFNPKH; this is encoded by the coding sequence ATGGCCCAGGATATCTTGGCTCGGGCGCGCATCAAGGGAATGCACTGCGCGGCCTGTTCGGCGCGTATCGAGCGCCTGCTGCGCGCGCGCGACGGCGTTTCGCGCGCGGACGTGAACCTTGCGGCCGAGAGCCTTGAGGTGGTCTTCGACCCTGAGCGCGACAGCCTTGAATCCATGGGGCAGGCCGTGGCCGATGCCGGATTCGAGGCGCTTTTCGAGCCTGTCTCCGGCGCTGGCGGCCTCGCCACCCTGCACCTGGCCATCACCGGTATGCATTGCGCGGCCTGTTCCGCGCGCATAGAGCGCGTGTTGCGCGCGGCCGACGGCGTCACCGAGGCCACGGTGAACCTGGCCGCGGAGACGGCCACCATCCTGTACGACCCAGGGCTTGCGCGGCCCTCGCAGTTGATGGACCTGGTGCGCGACGCGGGGTTCGGGGCGCAGGCGGCCTCGCGATCGGCCCTGCTCTTCGAGGAGCGCCGCCGCGAGGCCGAGGAGCGTTTGCGTCGGCAAAAACGCGAGCTCATACCCGCCTTCGCCTTCGCCCTGCCGCTTTTGGTCATCTCCATGGGCCACATGATGGGCCTGCATTTGCCCGCCTTTTTGCATCCGGAGACGGCCCCGACGACCTTCGCGCTGGCGCAGCTGTTCCTCACGCTGCCGGTGCTGTTCGCGGGGCGCGGCTTTTATCTCCGCGGGATTCCCGCGTTCTTGCGCAAGGCCCCGAGCATGGACACCCTGGTGGCGGTGGGCACAGGCGCGGCCTTCCTGCACAGCCTGTGGAGCACCGTGCTCATCCTCGCGGGGGACATGCCCGTCCAGCGCGCCCACGACCTCTATTACGAATCCGCGGCGGTGCTTTTGGCCATGATCTCGCTGGGCAAGTACCTGGAGGCCCGCAGCAAGTTCAAGACCACAGGGGCGGTGCGGGCGCTGCTTTCGCTTGCCCCGGACACGGCCACGGTCATCCGCCAGGGGCAGCTTGGCCCGGAGGAGGCGAGGGTGCCCGCAGCCGAGGTGGTTCCCGGCGACACCGTGCTGGTGCGCCCGGGCGAGCGCGTGTCCGTGGACGGGGTTGTGCTCTCCGGCACGGGCGGCGTGGATGAGAGTATGCTCACCGGCGAAAGCCTTCCCGTGTCCAAGGCCCCCGGCGACCGCGTGGCGGCGGGCACGCTCAACGGCGCGGGCGCGCTCACCATCCGGGCGGACAAGACCGGCGAGGACACCATGCTCTCACGCATCGTGGACATGGTGCAGCAGGCGCAGGGCTCCAAGGCGCCCATCGCCAGCCTGGCCGATCGCATCAGCGCGGTGTTCGTGCCCACGGTCATGGCCATTGCCATGGTCTCCGGCCTGGCCTGGCTGCTGGCCGGGGCGGGCTGGGCCTTCTCCCTTAAGATCTTCACGGCGGTGCTGGTCATCGCCTGTCCCTGCGCCATGGGCTTGGCCACGCCCATGTCCATCATGGTGGCCACCGGGCGCGGCGCGCAGCTGGGCGTGCTGGTCAAAAGCGGCGAGGCCCTGCAAGCCGCCAGCCGCGCTGGGGTGGTGGTGTTCGACAAGACCGGCACCCTCACCCACGGCAAGCCGGAACTCGTCGAACTTGCGGTTGCGCCGGGGATGTCGCTGCCGGAGGAACGCCTGCTCACCCTGGCCGCCGCGGCGGAGAGCCGCTCCGAACATCCGCTGGCCCAGGCCGTGCTGCACGCGGCCAGCGAACGCGGCCTCGCCGCGCCCGCGCCGGAGGCCTTCACGGCCCAGCCCGGCCAGGGCATCGAGGCCACGGTGGGCGGCCGCGTGGTGCGCATCGGCAACGCGGGCTTCGGCGGCGCGGCCTTCGCCTCAGGGGAGCTGGGCGAGGCCGTGGCGCGCATGGCGGACCAGGGCGTCACCCCTCTGTGCATGGAGGTGGACGGCCAGCCCGCCGCCATTCTTGGCGTGGCCGATCAGTTGCGGCCCGAGACGCCGGAGGTGCTGGCGCGGCTCAGGCGCCTGGGCCTTCGGCTGATCATGCTCACGGGGGACAACCAGCGCACGGCCCGGGCCATAGCCGCGCGAGCCGGCGTGTCCGAGGTGGTGGCCGGGGTGCTGCCCGACGGCAAGGCCCAGGCCGTGCAGGAGCTGAAGGACGCCGTTTCCGGCACGGGCCGGGCGGTCGTCATGGTGGGCGACGGCATCAACGACGCGCCCGCCCTGGCCGGAGCCGACGTGGGCATGGCCATGGGCTCGGGCATCGACGCGGCCGTGGAAAGCGGCGACATGGTGCTGCTCTCCGGGGGCATCGGCGGGGTGCTCACGGCGCTTGCCCTGTCGCGGGCGGCCATGGCCAACATCCGCGAGAACCTGTTCTGGGCCTTCGCCTTCAACGCCATCGGCATTCCGGTGGCGGCGGGCGTGCTGCACGCCTTTGGCGGGCCGACCCTGAACCCCATGCTCGCAGGCACGGCCATGGGCCTAAGCTCCGTCACCGTGGTGAGCAACGCCCTGCGCCTGCGCTTCTTCAACCCCAAGCACTAG
- a CDS encoding heavy-metal-associated domain-containing protein → MPAVIVKGMSCQHCSASVTKALEALPGVSNVNVDLLSGTASYEEASPVDPAVVKKAIEKLGFEVVG, encoded by the coding sequence ATGCCCGCAGTCATCGTCAAAGGCATGAGCTGCCAGCACTGCAGCGCATCCGTGACCAAGGCCCTGGAAGCCCTTCCCGGCGTAAGCAACGTGAACGTGGACCTGCTCTCCGGCACGGCCAGCTACGAGGAGGCCAGCCCCGTGGACCCGGCAGTGGTCAAAAAGGCCATCGAGAAGCTCGGCTTCGAGGTCGTGGGCTAG
- a CDS encoding DNA cytosine methyltransferase: MLLTSLEICAGAGGQALGLEQAGFAHTCLVEIDKAACSTLLLNRPSWNVLEQDVRDFSATGLDGLDLLAGGVPCPPFSKAGKQLGHADERDLFPEAIRLVRECRPKAVMLENVRGLLDTCFDDYRTGLIRSLASLGYTADWRLLNASDFGVPQLRPRVVFVALRSDLASHFQWPMPTHAQAPSVGEALHDLMAAKGWLGVARWRQAACDIAPTLVGGSKKHGGPDLGPTRAKRAWAALGVDGHGIVDTPPDYDFVGMPRLTVRMAARIQGFPDDWLFSGKKTSAYRQVGNAFPPPVACAVGKRIAAALRQAGKTTFRKAG; this comes from the coding sequence ATGCTGCTCACCTCTTTGGAAATCTGCGCCGGCGCCGGCGGCCAAGCCCTTGGACTGGAGCAGGCCGGCTTCGCTCACACGTGCCTTGTGGAAATCGACAAGGCCGCCTGCTCCACGCTGCTGCTCAACAGACCATCGTGGAACGTTTTGGAACAGGATGTGCGCGACTTTTCCGCCACCGGGCTGGATGGCCTGGATCTGCTCGCCGGCGGCGTTCCCTGCCCTCCCTTTTCCAAAGCCGGAAAGCAATTGGGCCACGCGGATGAACGCGACCTGTTCCCGGAAGCTATCCGCCTTGTCCGTGAGTGCCGCCCAAAGGCTGTGATGCTGGAAAACGTGCGCGGACTTCTCGACACCTGCTTCGATGACTACCGCACGGGCCTCATCCGCTCCCTTGCTTCGCTCGGATACACTGCGGATTGGCGGCTTCTGAACGCCTCCGATTTCGGGGTCCCGCAACTGCGGCCACGAGTGGTGTTCGTCGCCTTGCGCAGCGATTTGGCCAGCCATTTCCAGTGGCCCATGCCGACACACGCTCAGGCTCCGAGCGTTGGCGAGGCGCTGCACGACCTTATGGCCGCCAAGGGCTGGCTCGGCGTTGCACGGTGGAGGCAAGCCGCGTGCGACATCGCCCCGACCCTTGTCGGCGGAAGCAAAAAGCATGGAGGCCCGGACCTTGGCCCCACCCGTGCAAAACGCGCCTGGGCGGCCCTCGGCGTCGATGGACACGGCATTGTCGATACGCCTCCCGACTATGACTTTGTCGGAATGCCGAGGCTCACCGTGCGCATGGCCGCACGCATCCAGGGTTTTCCCGACGACTGGCTGTTTTCCGGGAAAAAGACCTCGGCCTACAGACAGGTTGGCAACGCCTTCCCCCCCCCAGTGGCTTGCGCGGTTGGCAAGCGAATCGCCGCAGCCTTGCGCCAGGCCGGGAAAACCACGTTCCGCAAGGCCGGATGA
- a CDS encoding HNH endonuclease, producing MMTKQHKLKGGARALLRAHFLANVGKIMDSHELRAVSGDISEWARRVRELRTEEGYRILTHNDRSDLKPGQYLLETAKPQPAFERAISKETRALVLDRNGFTCQMCGAVAGEPHPYDPTRKTRLHLGHIIDKSMGGTDDATNLRAICSVCNEGAANLTLPRPDLLKLLTQIRRATSADQLEALRWLITKFPKQTREFLP from the coding sequence ATGATGACCAAACAACACAAGCTCAAAGGCGGCGCACGGGCCCTGCTGCGCGCCCACTTCCTCGCCAACGTCGGCAAGATCATGGATTCCCATGAATTGCGCGCCGTTTCGGGCGACATCTCCGAGTGGGCGCGCAGAGTGCGGGAACTGCGCACGGAGGAAGGCTACCGTATCCTTACGCACAATGACCGCAGCGACCTGAAACCCGGTCAGTACCTGCTGGAAACAGCCAAGCCGCAACCGGCGTTCGAGCGCGCAATATCCAAGGAAACGCGGGCCCTTGTCCTGGACCGCAACGGGTTCACCTGTCAAATGTGCGGGGCCGTGGCCGGAGAGCCGCACCCCTACGATCCGACCCGCAAAACCAGGCTGCACCTAGGCCATATCATAGACAAAAGCATGGGAGGAACAGACGACGCCACGAATCTCCGCGCCATCTGTTCCGTGTGCAACGAAGGTGCGGCCAACCTGACCCTTCCGCGACCCGATTTGCTGAAACTCCTCACGCAGATCAGGCGGGCGACGAGCGCGGATCAACTCGAAGCGCTCAGGTGGCTCATCACCAAATTCCCCAAGCAGACGAGAGAATTCCTCCCGTAA